A region from the Enterobacter roggenkampii genome encodes:
- a CDS encoding YceI family protein, which produces MYRLLAFLTVLLLCPSLHAAPKSYLIDTENTAIRLSWHAFGGILSWATFSGVTGAVTLNPDNDVDDHIHVTIPVATLVASNKLLTWQLKSDMFFDAEHYPTIEFISSRVVDQGAGRFRVFGTLTVRNIARPVILEAAVKDPHAQALTLDATTAISRASYGMDKFALVVDDRIAIAIAIQTNKVPSS; this is translated from the coding sequence ATGTATCGCCTTTTGGCCTTTCTGACCGTTCTGCTGTTATGCCCTTCCCTGCATGCTGCCCCGAAAAGCTACCTTATCGACACCGAAAACACCGCCATTCGGCTCTCGTGGCACGCCTTCGGCGGCATCCTCTCCTGGGCGACGTTCAGCGGCGTGACGGGTGCCGTAACGCTCAATCCGGATAACGACGTTGACGACCACATCCACGTCACCATTCCCGTAGCAACCCTGGTGGCCTCAAACAAGCTGCTCACCTGGCAATTAAAAAGCGACATGTTTTTTGATGCGGAGCACTACCCGACCATCGAGTTCATCAGCTCTCGCGTGGTCGACCAGGGCGCCGGACGGTTCAGGGTGTTCGGCACGCTGACCGTTCGAAACATTGCCCGGCCGGTGATCCTGGAGGCCGCGGTGAAAGACCCGCATGCGCAGGCCCTCACCCTGGATGCCACCACCGCGATATCACGCGCGTCCTACGGGATGGATAAGTTTGCCCTGGTCGTGGACGATCGTATTGCCATCGCCATTGCGATACAGACTAACAAGGTGCCGTCATCCTGA